The stretch of DNA CCGCTGATGCCCAGTTCCCCGACGCCCTTGGCGCGCAGCGGGCTGGACTGGTCGTCGAGTTCATCCAGGAAGATCACGTCCAGGTCGGGGATGTCCGCGTGGACCGGCACGTGGTACTCGCCCAGGTCGTGGTTCACGAACAGGCCCAGGTCGTGGTCCACGTGCAGGGCCTCCATCAGGGCGCTGCCGATGCCCATGGTCATGCCGCCCAGGCACTGGCTGCGCGCCGTGACCGGGTTCAGGATCCGTCCGGCCGCGACGACGCTCAGCGCGCGGCGCACACGGACCTCGCCGGTGTGGGCGTTCACGCCGACCTCGACGAAGTGCGCGCCGAAGCCCGCCTGCATGAACTGCTCGGTCAGGTCGCCGTAGGTCATGCGGGCCGTGGCCTCCACGCCCTCTTTCCCGGCCAGGTCGCTCAGGTCGGTGCACTCGGCCCCCTGCCAGACCTTCCCGCCGCGGAACACCGCGCTGGCGTGCTGGTACCCGGCCTTCTGCGCCAGGTCCCGCCGCAGTTCGTCACACGCGGCGTACACCCCGGCGGAACTGCTGTTCGCGCCCCACGAACCGCCGGACCCGCTGGAGGCGGGGAAGTCGGAGTCGCCCAGTTTCACCTCGACCTGCTGCAGGTCCAGGCCCAGCATCTCGGCGGCGACCTGCCCCAGCACGGTGTAGCTGCCGGTGCCGATGTCGGTCATCTGCGTCTCGACGGTCAGGGTGCCGCCGGGGTTCAGGCGGACGGTCGCGCCGGACGGCTTGACGAGGTTCGTGCGGAACGCCGACGCCACGCCGTACCCGATCAGCCACTCGCCGTCCTGCCGTTCGCGGGGCGCGCGGGGCCGGTCGTCCCAGCCGAAGGCCTTCGCGCCGGTCCGCAGGGCCGCCGCCAGCCGACGGGACGAGAAGGGCCGTTTGGGTCCCTTCTCGGGGTCGAACTGCACGTCGTTGTGCAGGCGCAGTTCGACCGGGTCCAGGCCCAGTTTCTCGGCGAGTTCGTCCATCGCGCCCTCAATGGCGAGCATCCCGACCGCCTCGCCGGGGGCGCGCATGCTCGCGCCCGGCGGCAGGTCCAGTTCGCTCTGACGCGTGCGGATCTGACGGTGCTCGCCGCCGTACAGGTACTTCGTCTGCTCGCAGGCGGGTTCGCTGTCCCCGCCGGGCAGGTTCCCGGTCCAGGTGTCGTGCCCAACGGCGTGCAGCGTGCCGTCCGCGTCGGCGCCCAGCCGGACGCGCTGGATGGTCGCTGAGCGGTGCGAGGTGTTGTTGAAGATCAGCGGGCGCT from Deinococcus sp. JMULE3 encodes:
- a CDS encoding xanthine dehydrogenase family protein molybdopterin-binding subunit, which encodes GQATYAYEYRLPEAPTYGFVLGAAIAHGRVTRIDTARAEAAPGVLLVLTHENMPAQAKSDTPVPQQTEASPQLSGPEVRHYHQAVAFVVAETFEQARAAAHLIEVEYEVTPGQFTLADTVDSGKEPKDAVDSVVGDFDSAFADAAVSVDLTFTTPDQSQAPMEPHATIAQWDGDQLTVHTAHQVVHWVRRGLALTLNVPQKDVRVVAAFVGGGFGTKLLFFSDAVLSAAAARMLGRPVKTTLQRPLIFNNTSHRSATIQRVRLGADADGTLHAVGHDTWTGNLPGGDSEPACEQTKYLYGGEHRQIRTRQSELDLPPGASMRAPGEAVGMLAIEGAMDELAEKLGLDPVELRLHNDVQFDPEKGPKRPFSSRRLAAALRTGAKAFGWDDRPRAPRERQDGEWLIGYGVASAFRTNLVKPSGATVRLNPGGTLTVETQMTDIGTGSYTVLGQVAAEMLGLDLQQVEVKLGDSDFPASSGSGGSWGANSSSAGVYAACDELRRDLAQKAGYQHASAVFRGGKVWQGAECTDLSDLAGKEGVEATARMTYGDLTEQFMQAGFGAHFVEVGVNAHTGEVRVRRALSVVAAGRILNPVTARSQCLGGMTMGIGSALMEALHVDHDLGLFVNHDLGEYHVPVHADIPDLDVIFLDELDDQSSPLRAKGVGELGISGVGAAVANAVYNASGVRVRDFPITLDKILAGWDA